A part of Aspergillus oryzae RIB40 DNA, chromosome 7 genomic DNA contains:
- the chsB gene encoding chitin synthase class II (chitin synthase/hyaluronan synthase (glycosyltransferases)), whose product MARQRRRRFNARIPRNRTDHPRQFSNRYYQYATEDAPSRPASSMRNAPNIPPPATSVVDVPEYASRPGSPNRPWSPNRVGEWARAPRPPSVLSSQYERADLNGSPRPGTPSSRYGGSPRRPLPPAPLFTAPRSMMGEQDTSIDIGDPDDDVFGGGGRTIHRHGQHGSVHSFMSESTVITDEKEAMNKIDLDEDDEATGMVDPNLHYGPAPEKQSRRGVREAQMTKKEVQLVNGELILECKIPTILHSFLPRRDDREFTHMRYTAVTCDPDDFTQRGYKLRQQIGTTMRETELFICVTMYNEDEICFTRTMHGVMRNISHLCSRSKSRTWGKDGWKKIVVCIIADGRKKVHPRTLNALAALGVYQEGIAKNIVNQKQVNAHVYEYTTQVSLDSDLKFKGAEKGIMPCQVIFCLKEHNKKKLNSHRWFFNAFGRALQPNICILLDVGTKPSSTALYHLWKAFDQDSNVAGAAGEIKAGKGKGMLGLLNPLIASQNFEYKMSNILDKPLESVFGYITVLPGALSAYRFFALQNDAEGNGPLNQYFKGETLHGKDADVFTANMYLAEDRILCWELVAKREERWVLRFVKSAVGETDVPDNIPEFISQRRRWLNGAFFAAVYSIVNGKQLWKTDHSLPRKILLQIEAVYQFVQLLFTYFGLANFYLAFFFIAGSLSDPKIDPFGHSMGKWIFIILRYACVLVMCLQFIISMGNRPQGAKKLYLSGMIVYGIIMVYTIFCTLYLVVLELIAKTGGDSELAVSDGLFINIVVSLLSSVGLYFFSSFLYLDPWHMFTSSAQYFALLPSYICTLQVYAFCNTHDVTWGTKGDNVINTDLGAARIINGSIVEVEMPSEQLDIDSGYDAALRNLRDREEVPEPPVSESQLQEDYYRAVRTYMVSIWMVANVILAMAVSEVYGVDSGGTNIYLAIILWSVTGLALIRVIGSTTYAILHVVQKLVEGKAKFDAGNLAHGTGSATSSAVNGSTVQYGGGGTFRDKFTEAKWGMKQQVGKVMFWRK is encoded by the exons ATGGCCCgacagagaagaaggagattTAACGCCCGCATCCCTCGTAATAGGACGGACCATCCGAGACAATTTTCGAACCGGTACTATCAGTATGCAACGGAGGATGCGCCTTCACGACCGGCTTCCAGCATGCGGAACGCCCCGAACATCCCGCCACCCGCGACGTCAGTAGTGGATGTGCCCGAGTACGCATCACGCCCTGGTTCTCCCAACCGACCTTGGTCTCCCAACCGCGTGGGCGAGTGGGCTAGGGCTCCAAGACCCCCGTCAGTTTTGAGCTCGCAGTATGAGCGAGCCGACCTCAATGGCAGTCCGCGCCCAGGTACGCCGAGTTCGAGATATGGGGGCAGTCCACGACGACCGTTACCACCAGCCCCGTTGTTCACGGCTCCACGATCTATGATGGGCGAGCAGGATACGAGCATTGACATCGGTGATCCGGACGACGACGTGTTCGGTGGCGGCGGAAGGACGATTCACCGTCATGGCCAACATGGCAGCGTTCATTCCTTCATGAGCGAATCGACTGTGATCACggacgaaaaagaagcgaTGAATAAGATTGATctcgatgaggatgacgaagcGACGGGAATGGTGGACCCGAACCTGCATTACGGGCCTGCCCCAGAAAAGCAGAGTCGTCGAGGCGTTCGCGAAGCCCAGAtgaccaagaaagaagtccaGTTGGTCAATGGTGAACTGATCCTGGAGTGCAAGATTCCGACCATCCTCCACAGCTTTTTGCCGCGTCGAGACGACCGAGAATTTACCCACATGCGTTACACCGCCGTGACCTGCGATCCCGACGACTTCACGCAGCGAGGATATAAACTACGACAGCAGATCGGCACGACCATGCGTGAAACGGAACTGTTTATCTGTGTGACCATGTAcaacgaggatgagatctGTTTTACTCGGACCATGCACGGCGTGATGCGAAACATCAGTCATCTTTGCTCCCGCTCGAAGTCGCGAACATGGGGAAAAGACGGATGGAAAAAGATCGTTGTCTGTATTATTGCAGACGGCCGTAAAAAGGTCCACCCGAGGACCCTTAATGCGCTGGCGGCGCTTGGTGTATACCAGGAAGGTATCGCCAAGAACATCGTAAACCAGAAGCAAGTCAATGCACACGTCTACGAGTACACCACCCAGGTATCTCTCGATTCCGACCTGAAGTTCAAGGGAGCCGAGAAGGGCATCATGCCGTGCCAGGTCATCTTCTGTCTGAAAGAGCATAACAAGAAGAAACTTAACTCGCATCGTTGGTTCTTCAACGCTTTTGGTCGCGCCCTCCAGCCGAACATCTGTATCCTCCTGGATGTTGGTACCAAGCCTTCATCTACTGCCCTGTACCACTTATGGAAAGCGTTCGATCAGGATTCAAACGTTGCCGGAGCCGCTGGTGAGATCAAAGCCGGAAAAGGCAAGGGCATGCTGGGTCTTCTGAACCCTTTGATTGCCAGTCAAAACTTCGAATACAAGATGTCGAACATTCTGGACAAGCCTCTGGAGTCCGTGTTCGGATACATTACCGTGCTGCCTGGTGCGCTGAGTGCTTATCGCTTTTTCGCGCTGCAGAACGATGCCGAGGGCAACGGGCCGTTGAATCAGTATTTCAAGGGCGAGACGCTACATGGAAAGGATGCGGATGTGTTCACGGCAAACATGTACCTCGCCGAAGATCGTATCCTGTGCTGGGAGCTGGTGGCCaagcgagaagaaagatgggtCCTGCGATTCGTCAAGAGTGCGGTGGGAGAAACCGACGTTCCTGACAATATTCCGGAGTTCATCTCGCAACGAAGACGATGGCTGAACGGTGCTTTCTTCGCCGCTGTGTACTCCATCGTCAACGGGAAGCAGCTGTGGAAGACCGACCATTCCCTGCCACGAAAGATTCTCCTCCAGATCGAAGCCGTCTACCAATTTGTCCAGCTCCTTTTCACGTATTTTGGATTG GCCAACTTCTACCTggcgttcttcttcatcgccggATCGCTATCGGACCCGAAGATCGACCCCTTCGGCCATAGCATGGGCAAAtggatcttcatcatccttcgATATGCCTGCGTATTGGTCATGTGCTTGCAATTCATTATCTCTATGGGTAACCGTCCGCAAGG AGCCAAGAAGTTGTATCTCTCGGGAATGATCGTGTACGGCATCATCATGGTCTATACGATTTTCTGTACGCTCTACCTGGTTGTCCTGGAACTGATCGCGAAAACTGGAGGGGATTCTGAACTCGCCGTAAGCGACGGgctcttcatcaacatcgtGGTGTCACTTCTTTCGAGTGTCGGTCtctacttcttctcctcattccTCTACCTGGACCCGTGGCACATGTTCACGTCTTCGGCACAGTACTTCGCCCTCTTGCCCAGTTACATCTGCACGCTACAAGTGTATGCATTTTGTAACACACACGACGTCACATGGGGTACGAAGGGAGACAACGTGATCAACACCGACCTGGGTGCGGCGCGCATAATCAACGGGTCCATTGTCGAAGTCGAAATGCCGTCGGAGCAGCTCGATATTGACAGTGGCTACGATGCAGCATTGCGCAATCTCCGGGATCGAGAGGAGGTGCCCGAGCCCCCGGTCTCGGAAAGTCAGCTGCAAGAAGACTACTACCGGGCGGTCCGTACCTACATGGTCTCGATCTGGATGGTTGCCAACGTGATCCTCGCCATGGCGGTGTCCGAGGTCTACGGAGTGGACTCGGGCGGCACTAACATCTACCTCGCCATCATCCTGTGGTCCGTGACCGGACTGGCGTTGATCCGTGTGATCGGCTCGACGACGTACGCTATTTTGCACGTGGTGCAGAAGCtggtggaaggaaaagcCAAGTTCGACGCGGGCAATCTGGCCCATGGCACAGGCAGCGCGACTTCCAGTGCGGTCAACGGCAGCACAGTGCAGtatggcggcggcggcacGTTTAGAGATAAGTTCACCGAGGCGAAATGGGGGATGAAGCAGCAGGTGGGGAAGGTAATGTTCTGGCGGAAATGA
- a CDS encoding uncharacterized protein (amidases), whose amino-acid sequence MSTWQKEALKAKTILHTSIPTQWLLPEDKLPPSDQKNVADFPRASGLFTDRELSITEMSATALVAGMGAGLLSAEEVMVAFLKRAVLGHQLLNFATEFMADKAIARAKELDAYYQRTGKLVGPLHGVPISVKEHIGIKNLTCNGGYVAWVNDIAPEDALILQCLHKAGAIFHVRTNQPQSLMHLCCSNNLTGTTTNPYNRTLTPGGSSGGEGASMGFKCAPLGIGTDIGGSIRAPAAFCNAYGFRPTMRRNPCSGIKAPEPGQEAILGVVGPLAAQSLDDLELFQRVVLDAEPWDIETSLVPLPWRRVKENRKFTVGIMWDDGTVRPHPPITRALQAARSKLQAAGIKVVDWEPYKHAHGWDIISKLYFPDAATSQKTLISQTNEPILPLTKWAFSYAHPTPLSIAEAWALNVARDEYRDEYHARMKDMGVDFILCPAYVGVAPVLYEAQYWNYTAVWNVLDLPAVVFPSGMVAEEGDVGGEKKDGWVARNEVEEREWKKWWVDPGRFVGAPVGLQVVGKHFKDEETIAAAKVVEEVIRGLEGRARL is encoded by the exons ATGTCCACCTGGCAAAAGGAAGCCCTCAAAGCCAAAACCATCCTGCACACCTCCATTCCGACACAATGGCTTCTCCCCGAAGACAAACTACCCCCGTCGGACCAGAAGAATGTCGCTGACTTCCCCAGAGCCAGCGGACTGTTCACTGATAGAGAACTGTCGATCACGGAGATGTCCGCCACGGCCCTGGTGGCCGGGATGGGGGCTGGACTACTAAGTGCCGAGGAGGTGATGGTAGCATTCTTGAAGAGGGCTGTTCTGGGACATCAATTG CTGAACTTCGCGACGGAGTTCATGGCAGACAAAGCCATTGCCCGGGCCAAAGAGCTGGACGCGTACTACCAGCGGACAGGGAAGTTAGTTGGACCCTTG CACGGAGTCCCCATCAGCGTGAAAGAGCACATCGGCATCAAGAACCTGACCTGCAATGGCGGCTACGTAGCATG GGTGAACGACATCGCACCAGAAGATGCCCTCATCCTACAATGTCTTCACAAAGCAGGCGCCATCTTTCATGTTCGGACAAACCAACCCCAGTCTCTCATG CACCTCTGCTGTAGTAACAACCTCACCGGCACGACGACGAACCCTTACAACCGCACTCTCACGCCGGGCGGCTCATCCGGTGGAGAAGGCGCATCAATGGGCTTCAAATGCGCCCCGCTAGGCATAGGCACGGATATTGGGGGGTCGATCCGAGCACCCGCTGCCTTCTGCAATGCATACGGATTTAGGCCGACAATGCGACGGAACCCCTGCTCGGGGATCAAGGCACCTGAGCCCGGTCAGGAGGCCATCCTGGGTGTTGTGGGACCACTGGCGGCGCAGAGTCTAGATGATCTGGAGCTGTTCCAGAGAGTGGTCCTTGATGCGGAGCCGTGGGACATTGAGACCTCCCTGGTTCCTCTTCCGTGGAGAAGGGTGAAGGAGAACAGAAAGTTCACTGTGGGAATTATGTGGGATGACGG AACGGTCCGTCCGCACCCACCCATCACTCGAGCACTCCAAGCCGCCAGATCCAAACTCCAAGCAGCCGGCATCAAAGTCGTAGACTGGGAGCCTTATAAGCACGCCCACGGCTGGGATATAATC TCAAAACTCTACTTCCCAGACGCAGCAACCTCCCAAAAAACCCTAATATCCCAAACCAACGAACCCATCCTGCCCCTTACAAAATGGGCCTTTTCCTACGCACACCCGACACCCTTATCCATCGCCGAAGCATGGGCATTGAATGTCGCCCGTGACGAATACAGAGATGAATACCATGCGCGGATGAAAGACATGGGGGTGGATTTCATTCTGTGTCCTGCTTATGTGGGCGTTGCGCCTGTTTTGTATGAGGCGCAGTATTGGAATTATACGGCTGTGTGGAATGTTCTTGATCTGCCGGCGGTGGTGTTTCCTTCTGGCATGGTGGCTGAGGAAGGGGATGTAgggggggagaagaaggatggctGGGTGGCGAGGAatgaggtggaggagagggaatGGAAAAAGTGGTGGGTAGATCCTGGTCGGTTTGTAGGGGCTCCTGTGGGCTTGCAGGTAGTTGGGAAACAtttcaaggatgaggagacTATTGCGGCGGCGAAGGTAGTTGAGGAGGTGATTCGGGGCTTGGAGGGAAGGGCTAGATTGTGA
- a CDS encoding DUF1774 domain-containing protein (predicted protein): protein MASCKSCFGENIRNFPANHITGQDNPFSRQESHGSYSLGSYRLLVPLSWLLVVVVGIYYTIHAPADVKHGHGIFNQANHHITPFSQSTTVTGIYWILLLLSQLSYVYHLFHKDASIVTATANVGAHFILNNLFIFAWILLWTRGHFWGSEIILIAHLINQHTAYWRHRALPPLVHLSAIAGPFAWTLMALFWNGAVAVHSSSLPARIVANIFIWVIFLIGTTHITVRQDDLLGYCLSFLFLGLALKQIAVKTIALQWIFAFVIFAVFLAESLYITGTKYTGRDVLLRRLTHPETADREREPLLNEQSGAAA from the exons ATGGCTTCGTGTAAGTCGTGTTTCGGAGAAAACATCCGCAATTTCCCTGCTAACCATATCACTGGTCAAGATAATCCATTTTCCCGACAAGAGTCGCACGGATCCTATTCCCTGGGGTCTTACCGTTTGCTGGTGCCTTTGTCGTGGttattggtggtggtggtcgggATCTACTACACCATCCATGCCCCCGCCGATGTCAAACATGGCCATGGCATCTTCAACCAGGCCAACCACCATATAACGCCTTTTAGTCAGAGCACAACGGTTACTGGGATTTACTG gatccttctcctcctctcccaactCAGCTATGTTTACCATCTTTTCCATAAAGATGCCTCGATCGTGACGGCGACCGCCAATGTGGGTGCGCATTTTATTCTCAACAACCTgttcatcttcgcctggaTCCTCCTCTGGACTCGGGGCCACTTCTGGGGTTCCGAGATTATCCTGATCGCCCATTTGATCAACCAGCATACGGCTTACTGGAGACACCGTGCGCTGCCCCCGCTGGTACACCTATCTGCAATCGCGGGGCCCTTTGCCTGGACGTTGATGGCGCTGTTCTGGAACGGTGCCGTTGCCGTGCATAGTAGCTCGCTGCCGGCGCGGATCGTCgccaatatcttcatctgggTGATCTTCCTCATCGGGACTACCCATATTACCGTGAGACAGGACGATCTATTAGGCTACTGCCTGAGTTTCTTGTTTCTCG GATTGGCACTGAAGCAAATTGCCGTCAAAACGATCGCCTTGCAGTGGATTTTTGCCTTTGTAATCTTCGCGGTCTTCCTGGCAGAGTCACTCTACATCACTGGCACTAAATATACCGGTCGCGATGTTTTGCTCCGCAGACTCACCCACCCCGAAACGGCGGATCGGGAGCGAGAACCGCTGCTCAACGAGCAGTCAGGAGCGGCGGCCTGA